In one window of Chryseobacterium phocaeense DNA:
- a CDS encoding M3 family metallopeptidase, with protein MNILTEKFTTPYHAAPFDGIKNEDFLPAFRELIKKSEEEINGIVSNSEAPTFENVIEALAYSGEQLDVASNIFFNLNSAETSDEIQKIAQEVSPLLTEYSSKISQNEPLFNKIKTVYDGKAQYKLNEEQEMLLNETYKGFVRSGALLNAQDKEKLQKINMDLSLKSLQFGQNVLASTNAYFKHITNKQDLAGIPEAVIDQYAEEAKERGLEGWVVTLQYPSYIPFMTYAENRELRKEIALANGKKSFDGGEFDNQELIKELLQLKQEKAELLGYKNYADYVLEERMAKSPVKVFDFLNELLTKAKPYADQEIDELRSLAKADGIEELQGYDHTFYAEKLRKQKYDFNDEELKPYFPLDQVQDAVFGLAGELFDLSFEERNDIPKYHEDVKVYEVSELIAVSTGGKTEHAFKALLYVDYFPRKGKRAGAWMTSYKNQYKKDGENSRPHISIVCNFSKPTKDTPSLLTFQEVTTLFHEFGHALHGMMADTQYPSLSGTSVKWDFVELPSQFLENFCYEPEFLKTFAKHYKTGEVLPDEKIEKIEQSKNFMEGYQTMRQLGFGLLDMNYHTKVGELEGESVKAFEDKYTKATSLYPVNPETAMSPSFSHIFQGGYSAGYYSYKWAEVLDADAFQYFKETGIFNPETAAKYKVLLSSGGTKDPMELYKSFRGSEPKVESLLKRAFG; from the coding sequence ATGAATATTCTAACAGAAAAATTTACGACACCATATCATGCAGCACCCTTTGATGGGATTAAAAATGAGGATTTTCTTCCGGCATTCCGGGAACTGATCAAAAAATCCGAAGAAGAGATTAATGGTATTGTCAGTAATTCTGAAGCCCCTACATTTGAAAATGTCATTGAAGCACTGGCCTATTCAGGCGAACAGCTGGATGTGGCATCCAATATTTTTTTCAATTTAAATTCTGCGGAAACCAGCGATGAAATTCAAAAGATCGCTCAGGAAGTTTCTCCTCTTCTGACGGAGTACTCTTCAAAAATTTCTCAAAATGAACCGCTTTTCAATAAAATCAAAACAGTATACGACGGAAAAGCTCAGTATAAACTGAATGAGGAACAGGAAATGCTACTGAATGAGACCTACAAAGGCTTTGTAAGAAGCGGTGCACTCCTGAATGCACAGGATAAGGAAAAATTACAGAAGATCAATATGGATCTGTCTTTGAAATCGCTTCAATTCGGTCAGAATGTTCTGGCTTCCACGAATGCCTATTTTAAACATATCACGAATAAACAGGATCTGGCAGGGATTCCGGAGGCTGTTATTGATCAATATGCGGAAGAAGCTAAAGAACGAGGATTGGAAGGCTGGGTGGTCACTTTGCAGTACCCAAGCTATATTCCGTTTATGACCTATGCTGAAAACCGTGAGTTAAGAAAGGAAATTGCCCTGGCCAACGGTAAAAAATCTTTTGACGGCGGCGAATTTGACAATCAGGAGCTCATTAAAGAGCTTCTTCAGCTCAAGCAGGAAAAAGCTGAATTATTGGGCTATAAAAATTATGCAGACTATGTTCTGGAAGAAAGAATGGCAAAATCCCCGGTAAAGGTTTTTGATTTTCTGAATGAACTTTTAACGAAAGCCAAACCTTATGCAGACCAGGAGATTGATGAACTGAGATCTCTGGCCAAAGCAGACGGAATTGAGGAATTACAGGGCTACGACCATACTTTCTATGCAGAAAAACTAAGAAAGCAAAAGTATGATTTCAATGATGAAGAACTCAAACCCTATTTTCCTCTTGATCAGGTGCAGGATGCCGTTTTCGGATTGGCCGGTGAACTTTTCGACTTAAGCTTTGAAGAAAGAAATGATATTCCAAAATATCATGAGGACGTTAAGGTATATGAAGTAAGCGAACTTATTGCAGTATCTACCGGTGGAAAGACAGAACATGCCTTCAAAGCACTTCTGTATGTGGATTATTTCCCAAGAAAAGGGAAAAGAGCCGGGGCATGGATGACGAGCTATAAAAACCAATATAAAAAAGACGGTGAAAACTCCCGTCCGCACATTTCCATTGTCTGCAATTTCAGCAAACCGACCAAAGATACGCCAAGCTTACTGACCTTCCAGGAGGTGACTACCCTGTTCCATGAGTTTGGGCATGCCCTCCACGGAATGATGGCTGATACACAATATCCGAGTCTTTCCGGAACTTCTGTGAAATGGGATTTCGTGGAACTTCCGTCGCAGTTTCTGGAAAATTTCTGCTATGAGCCGGAATTTTTAAAGACTTTCGCCAAACATTATAAAACAGGAGAAGTTCTTCCTGACGAAAAAATTGAAAAAATAGAGCAGTCCAAAAACTTTATGGAAGGTTACCAGACGATGAGACAGCTTGGTTTCGGACTTCTGGATATGAACTACCACACAAAAGTCGGAGAGTTAGAGGGTGAAAGTGTGAAGGCATTTGAAGATAAGTATACCAAGGCAACTTCCCTGTATCCTGTGAATCCTGAAACGGCGATGAGCCCAAGCTTCTCCCATATTTTCCAGGGAGGATATTCAGCCGGATATTATTCTTACAAATGGGCGGAGGTTCTGGATGCAGATGCTTTCCAGTATTTTAAGGAAACGGGAATTTTCAATCCGGAAACAGCTGCCAAATATAAAGTTCTTCTTTCTTCCGGCGGTACCAAAGATCCAATGGAGCTGTACAAAAGCTTCAGGGGAAGCGAGCCGAAAGTGGAAAGCCTATTGAAGCGCGCATTTGGATAA
- a CDS encoding glycosyl-4,4'-diaponeurosporenoate acyltransferase CrtO family protein, whose amino-acid sequence MKKSLILICIVAVTIALVYALVHFIGMKGFAFAMALNFLLMACVLVFTEALKSDFNSSYFKEKTWEKKGKIYESLGINLFRKLLVGIGWEKLNKKSKPVEKNGKALTFLHHRTKQDELGHLIIMLIVLGFNIYVAWKFGILQSLWLLVLNIVLNLYPIFLQRYNRPRLERVIQLSKLRHPI is encoded by the coding sequence ATGAAAAAAAGCTTAATTTTAATTTGTATTGTAGCTGTTACCATTGCTTTGGTGTACGCTCTGGTTCACTTTATCGGAATGAAAGGCTTTGCCTTTGCCATGGCCCTAAATTTCCTGCTGATGGCCTGTGTGCTTGTTTTTACAGAAGCGTTAAAAAGTGATTTCAATTCCTCTTACTTTAAGGAGAAAACCTGGGAAAAGAAAGGAAAAATCTATGAATCTCTGGGTATCAACTTATTCAGGAAACTACTGGTCGGGATTGGTTGGGAAAAGCTGAACAAAAAATCCAAACCGGTAGAAAAGAATGGAAAAGCTTTAACCTTTCTGCATCACCGGACCAAACAGGACGAGTTGGGACATCTTATTATCATGTTGATTGTTCTGGGATTTAATATCTATGTGGCCTGGAAGTTCGGTATTCTTCAGTCGCTATGGCTGTTGGTGCTTAATATTGTATTAAACCTGTATCCTATTTTTCTGCAAAGGTATAACCGGCCACGACTGGAAAGGGTGATACAATTAAGTAAACTCAGACATCCGATTTAA
- a CDS encoding DUF1801 domain-containing protein yields MTIQEQIQDYITSQPEPKRSDMLKLHHIIPELMPDCKLWFLDGKNTDNKTVSNPNIGYGHYTIHYADGKTREFYQIGLSANTTGISVYILGIKDKTYLAETYGNKIGKASVSGYCIKFKALKDIDIEVLEAAIRDGFQSKS; encoded by the coding sequence ATGACCATACAGGAACAAATCCAGGACTATATCACCAGCCAGCCTGAACCCAAACGCAGCGATATGCTGAAACTGCACCACATCATCCCGGAGCTTATGCCGGACTGCAAACTGTGGTTCTTAGATGGCAAAAACACCGACAATAAAACGGTTTCCAATCCAAATATAGGTTATGGGCACTATACCATACACTATGCAGATGGCAAAACGAGAGAGTTTTATCAAATTGGTCTGAGTGCCAATACCACTGGAATTTCTGTTTACATCCTTGGTATTAAGGATAAAACCTACCTGGCTGAAACGTATGGAAACAAAATAGGCAAGGCAAGCGTCAGCGGATATTGCATTAAGTTTAAAGCATTGAAAGATATTGACATTGAGGTTCTTGAGGCCGCCATACGGGATGGGTTTCAATCTAAGTCATAA
- a CDS encoding DUF2130 domain-containing protein, giving the protein MNEIKCPHCHKIFKVDEAGFADILKQVRDHQFEEELQNRLHLAEREKQNAVQLAEERFKNSLHIELTSKDKEITELRASSENRLIQQQTEWDRLLAEMKARLENAEIDRKLSVAEAVQKIERERDEKDRELIQLKAVSERNLSERLNEKDSELIELRSRLEHTEIEKKLSVTEAVQKIEKERDDLANNIKLKEAEKLLLEKSLSEKYSAELKTKDDIIKMKDDEIALRKDMKLKLSTKMIGETLEQHCEIEFNKLRATAFQKAYFEKDNDSRSGSKGDYIYRETDDLGNEIISIMFEMKNEGDETEKKKRNEDFFRELDKDRTEKKCEYAVLVTLLEADNELYNAGILDVSHKYEKMYVIRPQFFIPIITLLRNAAMNSMKAKAELALVRSQNVDITNFEENIETFKKGFAYNYDLASRKFKTAIDEIDKTITHLQKTKDALLSSENNLRLANNKAEDLTIKKLTRGNPTMTEKFDELRKKTE; this is encoded by the coding sequence ATGAACGAGATCAAATGTCCTCATTGCCACAAAATTTTTAAAGTAGACGAAGCAGGTTTTGCAGATATTCTTAAACAAGTGAGAGACCACCAGTTTGAAGAAGAACTTCAGAACAGGCTACATCTTGCAGAACGAGAAAAGCAAAATGCAGTACAGCTTGCGGAAGAAAGGTTTAAAAATTCATTACATATTGAACTGACCAGTAAGGATAAGGAGATCACAGAACTGAGAGCCTCCAGCGAAAACAGATTGATACAGCAGCAGACTGAATGGGATCGTTTACTCGCTGAGATGAAAGCCAGGCTTGAAAATGCTGAAATCGACAGGAAGCTTTCCGTAGCAGAAGCCGTTCAGAAAATTGAAAGGGAAAGAGATGAGAAAGATAGAGAATTAATTCAGCTGAAAGCCGTTAGCGAACGGAATTTATCTGAAAGATTAAACGAAAAAGACAGTGAGCTTATAGAATTGAGATCCAGGCTTGAACATACAGAAATTGAAAAGAAACTTTCGGTAACTGAAGCTGTTCAGAAGATTGAAAAAGAAAGGGACGATCTGGCCAATAATATAAAACTCAAAGAAGCGGAAAAGCTGCTGCTGGAAAAATCCCTGAGTGAAAAGTATTCCGCAGAACTGAAGACAAAAGATGACATCATTAAGATGAAAGATGATGAAATAGCCCTTAGGAAGGATATGAAGCTGAAACTTTCAACTAAAATGATTGGTGAAACGCTGGAACAACACTGCGAGATAGAATTCAATAAACTCCGTGCCACTGCATTTCAGAAAGCCTATTTTGAAAAGGATAATGATTCCAGATCAGGCAGTAAGGGAGATTATATTTACAGAGAAACGGATGATCTGGGAAATGAAATCATCTCCATTATGTTCGAAATGAAAAATGAAGGTGATGAAACAGAAAAGAAGAAAAGGAACGAGGATTTCTTCAGAGAGCTGGATAAAGACAGAACTGAAAAGAAATGTGAGTATGCAGTGCTTGTTACCCTTCTGGAAGCAGACAACGAGCTTTATAATGCCGGAATTCTGGATGTTTCTCATAAATACGAAAAAATGTACGTGATCCGTCCGCAATTTTTCATCCCGATCATCACCCTTCTTCGCAATGCAGCGATGAATTCCATGAAAGCTAAGGCAGAACTCGCTTTGGTGAGAAGTCAGAATGTGGATATTACCAATTTTGAAGAAAACATCGAGACTTTTAAAAAAGGTTTTGCTTACAATTATGATCTGGCCAGCAGAAAATTTAAAACAGCCATTGATGAAATAGACAAAACAATCACCCATCTTCAAAAAACTAAGGATGCTCTTCTTTCTTCTGAAAATAATCTCCGCCTTGCCAATAACAAAGCCGAAGATCTGACGATTAAAAAACTTACACGGGGAAATCCTACCATGACGGAAAAGTTTGATGAACTGAGAAAAAAAACTGAATAA